TCCCGGAGAGGATCTCCGAGAGGGTCTCGGGGTCGATTCCGAAGACCTCGAGGTCGACGTCCTTCGAGTCGATCCCCAGGCGGAGGTCGCGGACGAACCCGCCGACCAGCAGGGCACGGCCTCCGGCTCCGCGCACGCGAGCGGCGATCGTCACGACCCGCGGGTCGAGGCGTCGTTGCAGGTCGTCCACGTCGGGTGTGGGTCGCAGTGAGCGCTGAGCCATGGCCGATATTGTAGTCCATCCGCCCGGGCCGTGCCCGCGCCCCGTGGAGCGAGGGGCTGGACCCCGCGCGGCCTTTCGCCTAGCGTGGATCGACCTCCCCGACCGGATGGCGACGACATGAAGATCGCCCTGACCCGCTTCGCCCGAGGGCGCCTGTTCGAACCGCCCGACGGTGTCCCCCGGATCCCGGGAGTGACGCCCGAGGAGTTCGTCGATCACTGCAATGCACACGTCCCGCTGGAAGACCGCGAGGGCTACGCTCCGTTCTGCCGTCTGCACGTCCATCGGAACTGGACACCGGCGCGGTGCGCGGCCGTGGAGATCACGGCCGACAACGAACGCTTCCTCCGCAGCGGCTACGAAGCTCGCGCCGAGGGCGAGCTCCCGGTCCTGACCCGGTGGTTCGAGGGAATCGAAGCCCCCGTCGCGGCGTACCTGCAGGTGATCCTGTACAGCGCCGAGCAGTTGCGGCGCGAGGACGACCCCGTCGACGCCGACTGGGGAATCGTGGGTTGCCTGGCCACCCCCGACCGCACGGAGCCACCCATGGCACCGATCACCATGCTGCGCAACGCGCTCGGCGTGGAAGAGGGCGGCAGCGGCGTGCCGCTCGACCGAGACGCGTACCGGCGCAGCGTCGACTACTGGAGCCGACACGCGAACGTCCGCACCCCGAGCGGAGGCTCGCGGTGAACTCCGACCGACCACCCGACCGCCCGCCCCACCGAACGCCCCGAGGAGAGATCCCCATGTCCCACCGCCTGCTGGTCCCGCTGGCGCTCGCCCTGGCCCTCGTCCCGTTCACCGGAGCGATTCCCGACGTGGGCGCGCAGGCCGCCGGCGGGGCCGAGTGGTCCGACGCCGACTTCGACGCGGGTGCCGGGATCCCCTTCGATCCCGCGGTCCGCACCGGGACACTGGACAACGGCCTGCGCTGGTTCGTGCGCGAGAACTCCGAACCCGAGAACC
Above is a genomic segment from Candidatus Krumholzibacteriia bacterium containing:
- a CDS encoding DUF3228 family protein; this translates as MKIALTRFARGRLFEPPDGVPRIPGVTPEEFVDHCNAHVPLEDREGYAPFCRLHVHRNWTPARCAAVEITADNERFLRSGYEARAEGELPVLTRWFEGIEAPVAAYLQVILYSAEQLRREDDPVDADWGIVGCLATPDRTEPPMAPITMLRNALGVEEGGSGVPLDRDAYRRSVDYWSRHANVRTPSGGSR